The Corvus cornix cornix isolate S_Up_H32 chromosome 12, ASM73873v5, whole genome shotgun sequence genome includes a window with the following:
- the KCTD6 gene encoding BTB/POZ domain-containing protein KCTD6, whose amino-acid sequence MDNGDWGYMMTDPVTLNVGGHMYTTSLTTLTRYPDSMLGAMFRGDFPTARDSQGNYFIDRDGPLFRYVLNFLRTSELTLPLDFKEFDLLRKEADFYQIEPLIQCLNDPKPLYPVDTFEEVVELSSTRKLSKYSNPVAVIITQLTITTKVHALLEGISNHFTKWNKHMMDTRDCQVSFTFGPCDYHQEVSLRVHLMEYITKQGFTIRNTRVHHMSERANENTVEHNWTFCRLARKTDD is encoded by the exons TATATG aTGACTGATCCAGTCACGCTAAATGTGGGTGGACACATGTATACGACCTCCCTCACAACTCTAACGAGATATCCTGACTCAATGCTCGGGGCCATGTTCAGGGGAGACTTCCCCACTGCCAGGGACTCTCAGGGCAATTACTTTATTGACAGAGATGGACCACTTTTCCGTTATGTTCTTAACTTTTTAAGGACCTCAGAGCTCACTTTGCCACTGGACTTCAAGGAGTTTGACCTGCTCCGGAAGGAAGCGGACTTCTATCAGATTGAACCCTTAATTCAGTGTCTTAATGACCCCAAGCCTCTGTATCCTGTGGATACCTTTGAGGAGGTGGTGGAGCTGTCCAGCACCCGCAAGCTTTCCAAGTACTCCAACCCGGTGGCTGTGATCATCACGCAGCTCACCATCACGACGAAAGTCCATGCACTACTGGAAGGCATTTCAAACCACTTCACCAAGTGGAATAAGCACATGATGGACACCAGGGACTGCCAGGTGTCCTTCACCTTTGGGCCATGCGATTACCACCAGGAAGTGTCGCTCCGAGTCCATCTCATGGAGTACATCACAAAGCAAGGCTTCACGATCAGGAACACCAGAGTCCATCACATGAGCGAGCGTGCCAATGAAAACACAGTGGAGCATAACTGGACTTTCTGTAGACTGGCACGGAAAACAGATGACTGA